The DNA region AAGAGAGGAGCTAGAAGCATTTTTGGTTAAGCAATTAGGAAAGAAAATCCCTATCCATTTTCCAAAAAGTGGAGATAAAAAGAAGCTTTGTGATTTGGCATTGCAAAATGCTAGAGAAACCTTGAAAATTAATGTTACTAATGAAGAAGCTTTATTGTTAGCATTAAAAGAGCTTTTTTCCCTTCAAAGCATTCCTTATAAAATTGAAATTTTTGATACTTCTCATCATAGAGGAAAGCAGTGTGTGGGAGCTATGGTGGTTTATGAAGAGGGGTTTATTAAAGAATCCTATCGGCATTATTTACTAGAAGGCAGTGATGAATACTCTCAAATGCGCGAAATGCTAGAGCGTCGAATCGCAGATTTTAGCACTGATTCACCACCGGATTTGTGGATGCTTGATGGGGGGATTGGGCAAATTAATTTAGCCAAAGATTTGCTAAGTAGCGCAGGAGTAAATCTTGAAGTCATAGGTATTGCCAAAGAAAAGCTTGATGCCAAAGCCCATAGGGCAAAGGGTAGGGCGCTAGATATTTTGCGTGATGAAAAAAAACAAGAATACCGATTAAGTAGTAGCGATAAGCGTTTGCAGTTTTTGCAAAAATTGCGTGATGAAGCGCATAGATTTGCTATCACATTCCACCAAAAGCAAAAACAAAAAACAATGCAACAAAGCAAAATTTTAGAGATTAAAGGCATAGGCAAAGCAACTCAAAAGCGACTTTTATCCTATTTTGGAAGTTTTGAAGCAATCAAAGACGCTAGTTTAGAAGAGTTAGAAAAGGTGCTTTCAAAAAATCTAGCCAAAAGTGTGTATGAGAGCTTAAAATAAGCTCTATTATTTACGCCTAGCGACAAATAGTGTGCAGACATTTGCTGAAAATGATTTGGTATAGAGTGGTTCAAAATTATTTTCTTGGAGTTCTAAATTGAGTTTATTTGCGGTTAAAAACTCTTCAATAGAATCGGGCAAATATTTGTAAGCGCGGTAATTTTTGGAGATGATTCCACCCACAAAGGGTAAAATATTTTTGGTATAAAAGCCCATAAATTTTTCTAGCATTTTAGGATTTTCACATTTGGTAAATTCTAAAATCACCAAAATTCCCCCTTTTTTAAGCACCCTTGCAAACTCACTTAGAGCTTTTTTGCGCTCTACTACATTGCGGATTCCATAGGCAATAGAGAGAATATCAAATTCATTATCTAAAAAGGGCAATTTTGTAGCTTCACATTGTGTAAAATCAATTTGGGGAAGCTTTTTTTTAGCCACTTCTAGCATACCGCTACTTGGATCTGCACCCACGATTTTTTGGAGATTGATTCCAGCGTTTTTAGCGTTTTTTTGCCAATGGGTTATCATATCGCCTGTGCCACAAGCTACATCAAGAATCTTTAGAGATTGTAAGTTTTCTGTAGAGAGATTTTTAAAGGCAAGATTACAAGCCTTTTTTCTCCAAGCAATGTCGATTCCACAGCTCATTACGCGGTTTGCTAAATCATAGCTACTTGCAATATCATCAAACATTGAAATAATTTTTTGTTGTTTATCGCTCATTGTATTCTCCGCTTTTAGCGATTTGTAGCCACGCTAATAAACTTTGGATTTGAGTTTGTGTGGCTTTTGTGGAAGTGCCACCATAAGAATCACGACTATTCATTGAAGCTTCCAAATTTAGTGCATTGTGAGCTTTTGGCGGGATTTTAGAATCAACACTACAAAGCTCTTGCGCGCTAAGTTGGCTTAAGTCTTTATTGAGACTTTCGGCATAAGCGACCGCTTTTCCGGTGATATGGTGCGCTTCTCTAAAGGGAATATTGCAGTTTTGCACAAGAAAATCCGCCAAATCAGTTGCGGTTAAATGTCCTTTTTGACAAGCTTCTTTCATTTCTTTGGGATTGATTTGCATTGTTTTTAGTAAGTCATTTAGAATCTTAAGAGAAATTTCTAAGGTTTCAAAGCTATCAAAAACCCCCTCTTTATCCTCTTGCGTATCTTTATTGTATGCAAGTGGTAAGCCTTTCATAGTAGTAAGTAGGCTAAAGAGATTCCCATACACACGCCCACTTTTACCCCTAAGGAGTTCAGGAACATCAGGATTTTTCTTTTGTGGCATAATTGAGCTTCCAGTTGAATAAGAATCGCTAAGTGTGATGAATCTAAACTCATAGCTACTCCACAAAACAAGCTCTTCTGCCATTCTTGAAATATGCATAGCAATCAAGCTTAAATCATAGAGAAAATCAAGTGCAAAATCTCTATCGCTTACGCTATCAGTGGCATTAAGTGTGGGGGCGGTGAAACCTAGTGCTTTTGCAGTGTAGAATCGATCGGTTTTGTAAGGCGTTCCTGCTAATGCAGCACTCCCTAGTGGGCAGTAATTGTTGCGCTTAAATGAATCGCTTAATCGCTCAAAATCTCTCACAAACATACAAGCATAAGCACACATTAAAAAGCCAAAATTTACAGGTTGTGCGTGTTGGAGATGTGTCATTCCTGGGAGTATGGTTGTGGTATGCAAATTGGCAATGTCAAGTAAGGTTTGAATGAGTTCTAAAAGAAGGGCGCGGATTTGCCGATTTGAATCAAGCACAAAAAGGCGAAAATCTAAGGCAACTTGGTCATTTCTACTGCGTGCAGTGTGAAGTTTTTTGCCTACTTCTCCAATGATTTCTATAAGGCGTTTTTCCACTGCCATATGAATATCTTCATCGCTAATATCAAAGGTAAATTCACCTTTTTCTATTTCTGCTTGAATCTGTTCTAAGCCTTGGCAGATTTGCTGTGATTCTTCTTGGGCGAGAATCCCGCAATGGCTAAGCATTTGCGAATGGACTTTTGAGCCTAAAATATCTTGTTTGTAAAGTTTTTTATCAAAAGGAAGTGAAGCATTAAATAAATCAAGTATTTCAGATGCCTTTTCTTGGAATCTCCCTCCCCATAATTTATTGTTTTTCATTCTTTAGACCTTTTTAGAAGGGTTTGATAATAACAAGGAAAGTAACAATGATTAAAATTAGAGTTGGCACTTCATTATACATTCGGAAAAACTTTCCGCTTTTTTGGCATCTATCTTCTCTAAAAGCAATCATAAAACGATAGAGACTAAAGTGATAAATCACAAGAATCACAATGAGTGAGATTTTTGCGTGAAGCCAACCGCCTTGAAGCCAAGTTGGTTCTAGCATTAAAAGCCAGATTCCAGAGAGTAGTGTGCAGATGATTGCTGGGTAGCCGATGAAGTTATAAAGTTTTGATTCTTGGATTTTAATAACTTCACAAAAGCCCTTGTTGTCTTTGTGTTCGGCGTGATAGACAAAAAGACGCGGCAAGTAAAATAACATAGCCATCCAGCTAACAAAAGAAATAATGTGAAAGATTTTGACATAAAGATAAGTCATAATGCCCCCTGATTTTTAAGGTATTTTATTGGGATAAAATTCTATCAAAAGAGACTTAAAGATACGAAAAATTAATGGTATTTTTTGTATAATTTATCTAAAATTATTTGATTAGACTAAGTTTGTATTGAATCATCTTAAGGATTTTATTGACTGCTTTATATTTAGATTTGGAATTTATTAAAAATGCAATTCCTATTTTTGGAGAAGCTTTGTGGCTTACTTTGCATTTGTCTTTTTTTGGGATTATATTTTCTATTTTGCTTGGCTTTTTTATTGCTTTGGTGCAATTTTATAGAGTGCGATTTTTAAGCGCGTTATGCCAAACTTATATTGAATTATCTCGCAACACCCCTTTGCTTATTCAGCTTTTTTTCTTGTATTATGGATTGCCACAGATTGGATTGCAACTTACAGGTTATACTTGTGCTTTAATTGGAGTTACTTTTTTGGGTGGAAGTTATATGGCGGAATCTTTTCGTGCAGGGCTAGAATCAGTAGGGAGGATCCAGTTAGAATCAGGTAGAAGCTTGGGGCTAAGTGAAATGCAATTAATGTTTTATGTGGTATTGCCTCAAAGTTTGACAGTGAGTTTGCCTTTTATTGGAGCTAATGCTATCTTTTTACTAAAAGAAACATCAGTGGTGAGCGCGATTGCATTAGCTGATATTTTGTATATCACTAAAGATTTAATCGGCAGCTATTATAAGACAAATGAAACGCTTTTGTTGCTTGTTTTGTGCTATCTTGTCGTGCTTTTGCCACTTTCATTTTTATTTTTGGCTTTGGAGAAATACTATAAAAGGAAAATGGCGTAATGGAAATTCTTTTTGATTCTCAAAATATTTTGCGTTTATTGCAAGGTGTTTTTGTAACTTTTCAAATCGCCTTTATTGCGATTTCCTTTTCTTGTATTTTTGGCTTTGTGCTTGGGTATTTGATGACTTTGCCCAACCGATTTTTGAGCTTTTTGTGCCGTTTCTATTTGGAGAGTATTCGTATTATTCCGATTCTAGCGTGGCTTTTTATTGTTTATTTTGGATTTTCATCATTTTTAAATCTTAATGGAATAGGAGCGTGTATTCTTGTCTTTAGTTTATGGGGTATTGCAGAAATGGGAGATTTAGTGCGTGGAGCGATTTCAAGTTTGCCACGGCATCAAAGCGAGAGTGGAAGGGCTTTGGGCTTAAGCGAGATTCAAATTCAAATCTTTATTATTTTGCCTCAAAGTTTTAGAAGGCTTTTGCCTCCATTGGTGAATCTTTTTACTCGTATGATAAAAACAACTTCACTAGCTGCGCTCATTGGAGTTAGCGATATGTTAAAGGTAGGACAACAAATTATTGAAGTCAATCTCATTCATTATCCACAGGCAAGTTTTTGGGTTTATGGTGGAATCTTTGCCTTGTATTTTTTACTTTGTTATCCTTTGTCGCTTTTTGCTAAGCATTTAGAAAAGAAACTTGTATAAGGAAAAAAATGTCAAATCATATGAGTAATGAAGTTTTGTTAAGCGTTTCAAATTTGGTTAAGAAATTTAGCGATACTTTGGTGCTTGATTCGGTATCTTTGGAAGTCAAAAAAGGCGAAGTTTGTGCGATATTGGGACCTAGTGGGTGCGGAAAAAGCACATTTTTGCGTTGCATCAATGGTTTGGAGAGTATTAATAGTGGGAGCATTACTTTTAATGGAGAAGTGATTAATGCGGTAAATGATTCAAAGATTAATTGGAGCAAGATTCGCCAAAAGATTGGAATGGTTTTTCAAAGTTATGAGCTGTTTCCGCATTTGAGCGTTTTGGATAATATTCTCCTAGCGCCTTGTAAAGCGCAAAAACGCAAAAAAGAGGAAGTTACTACTCAAGCAATCAAGCTTTTAGAAAGGGTAGGGTTGGCACATAAAAAGGATTCTTATCCTAAGGAATTAAGCGGTGGGCAAAAGCAGCGAGTGGCGATTGTAAGGGCGTTGTGTATGAATCCTGAAATGATGTTGTTTGATGAAGTTACTGCTTCTTTGGATCCTGAGATGGTTAAAGAAGTGCTAGAAGTTATCAAAGAACTTGCAACGCAAGGTATGACGATGATTCTTGTTACTCACGAAATGAAATTTGCCCAAAATGTCGCAGATAGAATCGTGTTTTTTGATAGTGGAAAAATCGCTGAAATCGCTACTCCACAAGAATTTTTTACTAATCCTAAAAGTGAGCGAGCCAAGAGATTCTTTAATATTTTTGAGTTTTAGAATTCTTACACAAAGAATCTATTTGATAAAAATAATTTAAGGGAGTAAAAATCCATATTCATAGACTTTTACTTCTATCTTTTTGGCTAATGCTTTTAAGACATAGTTGAGCTCTCCTAGCTTTTGTTTATAGACTTCATCGTCGGCTTTTTGTGGGGGATTCATTTTGCCTTTGTCATTAAAGCCTTGAAAGTGGGCTTTTATATCATAGAGTGAGGCATTTGGATTGTAGTTTTCTTCATCTTTTGCTTGTGTGTGATAGTGTCTAAAAAGCTCTTTTCCGGCATTTAGCACTTCTTGTGCTTCTTGGCTAAAGCAAAGTGGCTTAGTTGGGATAAATGCTATATCATCATCGCCAAAAAGGCTTTGTTTGGAATCTTTGTTTGTTTCACAATCGTGCTTAATCTTGCCTTGCAAAAAGTCCTGCATAAAGTGGCTTTCAAAGGCTTCTTGTGCGTCTATTTCTTTTTCGCTAAAGGGTATAAAGTGATTTGTCCCTTCTTTACTTGTGATTCTATTTTGTCCATGAAAAAGCATAAAGACAAGGCAATCGCTTTGAAACACAGAATCTTGCGCCCATTTGTTGTTTGGGTAGAGAAACTGATCTCTATCATTTATCCAAGTGGCTTTGATACAATGGCGGACAGAGAAGTAAATTGCAAAGGGCATTAATATATTAGGAGTTATATTTTTAAATATCCAATGTCCTTTTGTGGGTTTTAATAAAATTCCTACATGATTATTGTTTTGAAAATCTGGGGAGTCTGTCATTAAAATCCCGACAAAATAAGAATCTATGGTTGCTTTAAATTCTTTAATCCATTTATTAATATTTTCTTTTTTATCTAGTGCTGTATAAAATTTCTTTTTGCCTAAACTCGCACCATTTTCATCAAAAATATCTAGTGTAATTGTCTGAAGTGCTTGTGCTTGTGCGAGATTCCACACTAAGAATCCTATGGGAAAACTTCCTTTGACATTATCAAAGGTGTAAGCTGGACACATAAAGCCTTTTAAAAATTTGGCTTTAAAATAGTTTCTAAAATCTATAAAATTACTAGAATTAACATATTTAAGTTTTGAAAAGGCGGCTAGGGTGCAGTGGGGAATCTCATTGTAGATTCTAAAGAAAAATTGCGCAAAAAGCTCATTACTTGCCTTGCCCATAGAATCTTTGTAACGCTCATAGGTGGCATTGCCTAAGGCTACTCCATCTTTGTTTTTCCCTGTGCCTGAAGTTTGAGATATTGTCCCTGCTTCCGCATAGGGCGGATTGATAAAGATAATTAGCTTTTTGCGTTTTTCCTCATTTTTTAGAATCTCTTGCAGGGATTTTGGGAGTTTAGATTTTACGCAATCTTGGCATTTAGGATCTAGTCCGCTTTTTGTGTGTTTGGAGCAGGGTTTGTCAAAAAACTCATCATTTAAAAAATCACATTGGAAAATGTGCTTTGATAATACATTTAGGGATTTTTTGCTTGATAATTCTTGCATAATCTCAACATCAGCCTTATCTAAAGTAGAAGCATAGATTTTGTGAGATTCTGTAAGGTTTGCTAGCAGATTCCCAGTGCCTGCAGCACAATCCCAGATGTAATACTCGCTTTGATAGTTTTCTCCTAAGGCTTTTTCTAAATATTCGTGGGCTTTGCTAACCCAAATTTGTGGGGTGAAAAACGCGCCTTTTCTCTCGCGTATATCGCTTGGCACAAGCAAATCGCGTCGCTCTATGATATAGCCCCAATACTCTTCTTTTGGTGGGCGTTCATAAAGATTCCAAAACTCTGTGTGTGCTTTTTGGTGATCATTAAAGCCAAACTCTGTGAAATTAAAACTCGTGCTATTTGCGCGTTTTTCGAGTTTGACTTTGTAAGAATCGCTTTGCAATAAGATTCTAAGAGACTTGAGAATCTCTTTTGTGTTGTTATTTTCGCTTAAAAGATCGGCTAGATAAAAATCACTGCTTAGAATGTCTGGCTTTTCATTTTCCCAATCAATGCTAATGCTAGGCGCGACACTTTGGAGCCATTTTTGGTAAATGGTGGTGAAATTGTTTTTGGTTATGGGGATTTTGGTGATGCTTGTGTTGTGGATTGTAAAATTTGCCTGTATGAAGTCTTGGAGTTCTTTGCAATCGTTTGTAAAAGAAAATTGTAGTTTTTTGGATTCTAAGAGATGTTTTGTGAGTGCGTGGAGTTGTTTAAATTCTTTGCTATCGTGATTGCTTGGGGTAACATTCCAATTAAAGTCGTTTTGTGCGAAAATATGATCGAGCTCGTGATAAGGAATAAAGGCTATCTTTTGGCAATCAAATGCTCCTAAGAAAATAGGCGGGAGATTGTTTTCATAGGTTTTTTCTTTGCCAATGGTTAGGATTAGCTGGATAAAAGATTCGATAATGTCGGCTTTATTGCCTTTTTTGGCTTCAGCCCATAGGAAGTTTATAGGCTGAAAGAGTGTTTGTGCATTGAAACTCACGCAAAAATCAACACGCCCTAAAATCTGCGTAGAATCTAGATTTTTTAGAATCTCTTTTGCTTGTTTATCAAGCTTTATGCTTCTACTCTGTGGATTTGGGCTAAAGAAGTCGGTGGCGACTTTGTTTTTTAGTTCCTCTTCGGGTAAATTTATAGGATACATTTGCGACCTTTTTTAGAAAAACTATTTAATATAACTTAAAAAAGCTTAAAATAATGAATGATTTGTAGAGTTTGTTTTTTAAAAGAAAATATAGGAAACCCAAAAGCCATAAAGGCAAAATTTGGCTTGAATTAAACCCTTTTCATTAAAAGATAATAAATACAACCAAGTAGCGCAATAAATCCGCCTACATATCCAATGTAGCCTACTTCGAGCTTATCTATGACGATTCCACCAATAAATGCTCCACCACCAATTCCTATATTGTAAATCCCAGAAAACATTGACATTGCAATGGAGGTGGCTTTGGGGACTAAGTGAATGATTTTGGATTGAAAAGTTAGATTAAAGATTGTGATACACAATCCCCAAAAAATACAAATAAACACTATGCTAAAGCCATTATAGGCAAAAATTTGCAACACAAAAAGACTAGCCATAATTCCAAAGAGAGCAAAATAAGTAAATCCTAAAATGTGATTATCGTGATATTTTGTAAATAAAAAGCTACCTAAAAATCCAACAGCTCCAAAGGCGACTAAAAGGAGTGTGATTTCTGTTTTATCAAAGTGTGCAATTTGGGCTAAAAAAGGCTCAATATAGCTATATCCGGTAAAATGCGCAGTGGTTAAAAGAATCGTTAAAAGATAAATGCTTAGTAAATGTGGGGTTCTAAGGATTTGTGGAAGTTCTCGGATAGAAACCCCTCCAGTGCTTGGCATAGTTGGAAAAACTCTCCAAATAACAAGCAGAACTAAAAAAGCAACAATTCCTATGGCTAAAAAAGTGGTTCTCCAGCCTAGATATAAGCCTATCACACGCCCTAATGGCAATCCAGCAATAAAGGCAATAGCGGTTCCTGTTACAACAAAGCTAAGTGCGAGTGATTGTTTGCCCTCTGGAGCAGCACGCACTGCCATAGGAGTGGCAATTGACCAAAAAAGGGCGTGAGAAAAAGCCACGCAAATTCTTGAAATCACTAAAGTAATGTAATCATTTGCTAGGCTAGATAAAATATGACTTGCGACAAACAAAGCCATTACGCAAAGCAAAAGCTTCTTTAGCTCAACTTTAGAAAAGAGAAGCATTAAAGGCAAAGAAGTCAAAGCGACTACCCAAGCATACATTGTAATAAGAAAACCAACTTTGGCTTCGCTCATATTAAAATCCTGCGCTATAAGACTTAAAAGCCCAATAGGCACGAATTCTGAAGTGTTTAAAATAAAAGCACCAAGGCTAATAGCTAAGACACCTAGCCAAATTTTGATTTTATCTTGCATTATTATCCCCTAAAAAGAAAAAGCGGAATTGTATCAAAAATGGTTTTGAAATGCTTTAATAATTAGAATATAAAAATAAAGAAAAGCTTAGTTTTAAGTAAAAGTTTTAGATATTTTTAAAGTAAAATACAAAAAATTAATCGTATAATTATAGATTGAATTACTTTGAATTGAGGTTAGGCTAATGACACAAGAAGAATTAGATGCGCTACTTAATGAAAGTGTCCTAGACACAATGGAAGATGGAAGCGCCAACAAGGAAGAAAAAGCAGAGAATTCCAGCGAAAAAGAAGCAGAAATTAAAACTGCTGAGGGGGTAAAAACAGAAGGTT from Helicobacter colisuis includes:
- the ubiE gene encoding bifunctional demethylmenaquinone methyltransferase/2-methoxy-6-polyprenyl-1,4-benzoquinol methylase UbiE; translation: MSDKQQKIISMFDDIASSYDLANRVMSCGIDIAWRKKACNLAFKNLSTENLQSLKILDVACGTGDMITHWQKNAKNAGINLQKIVGADPSSGMLEVAKKKLPQIDFTQCEATKLPFLDNEFDILSIAYGIRNVVERKKALSEFARVLKKGGILVILEFTKCENPKMLEKFMGFYTKNILPFVGGIISKNYRAYKYLPDSIEEFLTANKLNLELQENNFEPLYTKSFSANVCTLFVARRK
- the argH gene encoding argininosuccinate lyase yields the protein MKNNKLWGGRFQEKASEILDLFNASLPFDKKLYKQDILGSKVHSQMLSHCGILAQEESQQICQGLEQIQAEIEKGEFTFDISDEDIHMAVEKRLIEIIGEVGKKLHTARSRNDQVALDFRLFVLDSNRQIRALLLELIQTLLDIANLHTTTILPGMTHLQHAQPVNFGFLMCAYACMFVRDFERLSDSFKRNNYCPLGSAALAGTPYKTDRFYTAKALGFTAPTLNATDSVSDRDFALDFLYDLSLIAMHISRMAEELVLWSSYEFRFITLSDSYSTGSSIMPQKKNPDVPELLRGKSGRVYGNLFSLLTTMKGLPLAYNKDTQEDKEGVFDSFETLEISLKILNDLLKTMQINPKEMKEACQKGHLTATDLADFLVQNCNIPFREAHHITGKAVAYAESLNKDLSQLSAQELCSVDSKIPPKAHNALNLEASMNSRDSYGGTSTKATQTQIQSLLAWLQIAKSGEYNER
- the hemJ gene encoding protoporphyrinogen oxidase HemJ; this encodes MTYLYVKIFHIISFVSWMAMLFYLPRLFVYHAEHKDNKGFCEVIKIQESKLYNFIGYPAIICTLLSGIWLLMLEPTWLQGGWLHAKISLIVILVIYHFSLYRFMIAFREDRCQKSGKFFRMYNEVPTLILIIVTFLVIIKPF
- a CDS encoding amino acid ABC transporter permease, which codes for MTALYLDLEFIKNAIPIFGEALWLTLHLSFFGIIFSILLGFFIALVQFYRVRFLSALCQTYIELSRNTPLLIQLFFLYYGLPQIGLQLTGYTCALIGVTFLGGSYMAESFRAGLESVGRIQLESGRSLGLSEMQLMFYVVLPQSLTVSLPFIGANAIFLLKETSVVSAIALADILYITKDLIGSYYKTNETLLLLVLCYLVVLLPLSFLFLALEKYYKRKMA
- a CDS encoding amino acid ABC transporter permease, producing MEILFDSQNILRLLQGVFVTFQIAFIAISFSCIFGFVLGYLMTLPNRFLSFLCRFYLESIRIIPILAWLFIVYFGFSSFLNLNGIGACILVFSLWGIAEMGDLVRGAISSLPRHQSESGRALGLSEIQIQIFIILPQSFRRLLPPLVNLFTRMIKTTSLAALIGVSDMLKVGQQIIEVNLIHYPQASFWVYGGIFALYFLLCYPLSLFAKHLEKKLV
- a CDS encoding amino acid ABC transporter ATP-binding protein, giving the protein MSNHMSNEVLLSVSNLVKKFSDTLVLDSVSLEVKKGEVCAILGPSGCGKSTFLRCINGLESINSGSITFNGEVINAVNDSKINWSKIRQKIGMVFQSYELFPHLSVLDNILLAPCKAQKRKKEEVTTQAIKLLERVGLAHKKDSYPKELSGGQKQRVAIVRALCMNPEMMLFDEVTASLDPEMVKEVLEVIKELATQGMTMILVTHEMKFAQNVADRIVFFDSGKIAEIATPQEFFTNPKSERAKRFFNIFEF
- a CDS encoding sugar transporter — translated: MQDKIKIWLGVLAISLGAFILNTSEFVPIGLLSLIAQDFNMSEAKVGFLITMYAWVVALTSLPLMLLFSKVELKKLLLCVMALFVASHILSSLANDYITLVISRICVAFSHALFWSIATPMAVRAAPEGKQSLALSFVVTGTAIAFIAGLPLGRVIGLYLGWRTTFLAIGIVAFLVLLVIWRVFPTMPSTGGVSIRELPQILRTPHLLSIYLLTILLTTAHFTGYSYIEPFLAQIAHFDKTEITLLLVAFGAVGFLGSFLFTKYHDNHILGFTYFALFGIMASLFVLQIFAYNGFSIVFICIFWGLCITIFNLTFQSKIIHLVPKATSIAMSMFSGIYNIGIGGGAFIGGIVIDKLEVGYIGYVGGFIALLGCIYYLLMKRV